From the genome of Natrinema marinum:
TCCGCGACTATTGCGACGGATCGATATCCTGCTCGCCCTTCTGGCTCTCTGGATCGTTCTAACGCTCGTACTCGGAAGTTTCGTCCTGATGGCATTCGATACAGTAACGGGGGTGCTTGCCCTTGCGACCGTCGTATTGGTCGTGGTGATCAGCGCCTACTCGTATCTCAGATATTCGGAAGGCACACCCGAGTGATCCTCTGTATTCAGCAGGCTAGTTGTATCAACGGCTAAGGGTTTCAACAAAGCCAGAATTCCCATCGCAGAGACCGTATTCGGAAGCGAGATTCCAGTCAGATGGTGGTGAGTACACAACATCACCAACAGTCGCGATAGCGCTTCTTTCGCCACCGCATCCACGTTTGACTGGCCGAGATTCCACTGCGATACGTGGTTTCGGGCATACACACACAGAAAACGCGACGCCTCTCCGTTCAATCCGTCTCTGACCCCTGTTTATCAGCTAAGGGTAACCTTCAAGGAGCGACAGTGAGAGCTACGTGTAACTGGTGAATCGTGTGAGCAAGAACGACGCTCTCAGCGAACCGGGAACGCGCGGGGGAAGCGAGTCCGAGAGCGAACGGGGCGAGTCGACGGGGCCCGTCGATCTCGGAATCGGGATTCCGGTCGATATCGACATCGACGCCGTCGACGAGGACGCCGAACACGTCGAACTCGAGTTCGACGAAGACACCGTCCCCGAATCGACCGACGAGTCACCATCCGATGGCAACGGATCACGGATCGACCGGAACGAACTCCGCGCCGAGGAACGAACGGCGCTCGAGCGAGCGGACATCGATCCAGACGACATCCCTGAAAAGGAGTATTCCTACCGGCTGTTGCTAGACGAAGGTCTCGACGAAGACACCGCTGACACCCTTCGCAGACGGTTCTCGCTGCCGTGGTCGTTCGACTCCTCCGGCGATCTCGACCGACGCTCGAGCGAGGTGCGCGGCCTCGGCAACGCCGAACGCGAGTGGATCGCGGTCAGCGGGGACGAAGACTGGCAGTCCTTCGAGTACGAACACACCGAGCCGGTCTCGACCGCGCGCGAACGGCCGTCGGAACGACCGTATCCGAAACCGACGCCGGTGACGGCAGTGACGGGCGTCGGCCCCGACGACGCGGACGCGCTGGCCGACGCGGGGGTGCAATCGGCCGAACGGCTGGCGACGATCGACGCGATGACCGTCGCCGACCTACTCGAGTTGAACGTCTTGCACGTCCGGATGTGGCGACACAACGCTCGCGAACTGCTCGAGTGAGACGAAACCCGTAATCGCACTCGAGCGCCGGCAGAACGCCGCGGCGCTCATCGGTCACTCGACGAGATTACTACACTTGTACGTAATTTCGATAATCCGGACCATCAGAGATTTATAGCGACCCGTTGGACCGTCTAACAGATGATTCCGATCGACGACTCTCCGATCGTTCGCGACGGCAAGTCACTGATTCTGGCGATGGACCACGGGCTCGAGCACGGCCCGGTCGACTTCGAGGAGGTTCCGGAGAAACTCGATCCGTCGACGGTCTTCGAGACGGCGACCCACGACGCCGTCACCGCGATGGCCGTCCAGAAGGGGATTGCGGAGGGCTACTACCCCAGCTACGAGGACGACGTGAACCTCCTGTTGAAGCTCAACGGGACCTCGAACCTCTGGATGGGCGAGCCCGACTCGGCGGTCAACTGCTCGGTCGACTACGCAGCCGAGATCGGTGCCGACGCTCTCGGATTTACCGTCTACGGCGGCTCGAACCACGAGATCGAGATGGTCGAGGAGTTCCGCGACGCCCAGGAGAAGGGCCGCGAGTACGATCTCCCCATGGTCATGTGGTCGTATCCGCGCGGACAGGGCCTGAAAAACGACACGAAGCCGGGCACGATCTCTTATGCGACCCGACTCGCCCTCGAGCTTGGTGCCGACATCGCGAAGGTCAAATACCCCGGTAGCAAGGACGCCATGGCTCACGCCGTCAAGTGCGCCGGCGACATGAAGGTCGTCATGTCCGGCGGCTCCAAAACGTCTGACTACGAGTTCCTCTCGCAGGTCGAGGCCGTCATCGACGCCGGCGCGAAGGGGCTGGCCGTCGGCCGCAACGTCTGGCAGCGCGAGAACCCGACCCAGCTCTTAGACGCCCTCGAGAAGGTCATCTACGAGGAGGCGACGGCCGACGCCGCGCTCGAGGCGACCGAATAGGGATGACGGTTTCGGACCCAGTCGTCGAGGAGGTCGTATCGACGATCGGCCGCTCGGCGACCGAGATCCGACAGGGACTGATCGGTCGTCGGGGAACGGTCGACGAGGAGAATCCCAGCGGCGAGACCCAGGCCGAGGCCGACGTTTGGGCCGACGACCTGCTCGCCGATCGGCTCGGCGAGATCGACGGCGTCGGCGAGTACGCGAGCGAGGAGCGCGCTGACGTGATCGACTGTGGCGACGACCCCGCCGCCTCGGACGCCTACGCCGTTGCGGTCGACCCGCTCGACGGCTCGTCGAACCTCAAGTCCAACAACGCGATGGGGACGATCTTCGGCGTCTACGACGACGCCTTGCCGGCTCGCGGCGAGGCGCTCGTCGCCGCCGGCTACGTCCTCTACGGACCGATCACGACGATGATGATCGCTACCGAGGAGACCGTCGCCGAGTACGAACTCTCCGGCGGCGAGCGCACCGTCGT
Proteins encoded in this window:
- a CDS encoding class 1 fructose-bisphosphatase codes for the protein MTVSDPVVEEVVSTIGRSATEIRQGLIGRRGTVDEENPSGETQAEADVWADDLLADRLGEIDGVGEYASEERADVIDCGDDPAASDAYAVAVDPLDGSSNLKSNNAMGTIFGVYDDALPARGEALVAAGYVLYGPITTMMIATEETVAEYELSGGERTVVDDDVTLPDEPVVFGFGGRVPDWPDDFREYAREIEDELKLRYGGALIGDVNQVLTYGGTFGYPGLQSRPEGKLRLQFEGNPIGYVVERAGGRSSNGDRSLLSVQPDDLHDRTPVHVGNDELIDRLEAALE
- a CDS encoding class I fructose-bisphosphate aldolase, which translates into the protein MIPIDDSPIVRDGKSLILAMDHGLEHGPVDFEEVPEKLDPSTVFETATHDAVTAMAVQKGIAEGYYPSYEDDVNLLLKLNGTSNLWMGEPDSAVNCSVDYAAEIGADALGFTVYGGSNHEIEMVEEFRDAQEKGREYDLPMVMWSYPRGQGLKNDTKPGTISYATRLALELGADIAKVKYPGSKDAMAHAVKCAGDMKVVMSGGSKTSDYEFLSQVEAVIDAGAKGLAVGRNVWQRENPTQLLDALEKVIYEEATADAALEATE